ATCCTGCCAGCTTCCCATTCAACAGACGTTAAAGCGCTATTGAGGCTGGGTCCTCTCTCGGGGCCCCCAGCGGCCTGATGGCGTTTTCCCTGGGGGGTTGATACCCGGGGCCCCTCCCCCTGCTCGCTGGCCTTCCGCGCCACGTCACTCGCCAGTCGACCGGGCCCGGGATGCGACTCGCGAGCTATCCCACTAACGCGGAAGATCTCGAAGATGCACGTCAGCAGATGCGTAACGTCCTCGCCGTGGAGGTCGTGCCGTAATACCAGCAGATGACCGAGGAACAGCTAAAGCGCCTCGACAATCCGCCCCCGGAGTCGTGACCGGCTCGGGGCTGGGCGCTCGGGAGTAGGGCGCAAATCGCAGGAGCCCCCGTAGAGCGCCCTTGAGGCTCCGGGACGAGGCCAACCCGGGGACAGACTCGGAGGCTTGGCAGGCCCTTCCCGGCGACGTGGAGGGCATCGCGGCTCGTACTTGCCGGAGGTGCCCCACTTGAGATCGGCTGGGGAAGAAAATAGGTCCTACCGACAGAGGGGCAATTGTGGAGTGGGCTGACCTCCCCAAGATTGACGGTTTAGGAAACGGAAGGATCCGAGTAGCCTTGCGATGCACTGGGCGACCTGAGAATTCTGAGATGTGCGAGTCACAACCCCAATACCCT
The sequence above is drawn from the Archangium gephyra genome and encodes:
- a CDS encoding DUF2379 family protein yields the protein MRLASYPTNAEDLEDARQQMRNVLAVEVVP